One part of the Sphingobium yanoikuyae genome encodes these proteins:
- a CDS encoding COQ9 family protein — MTDQTQDLTLDEIRALLAPILPRHAAFDGWRPEAVAMAAAEKGIDADVAALAFDNRAMGMIEAWFASIDTRMLEALPPEKLAAMSIRKKISALIETRLALLAPDREALRRAQAILAMPTNAVRAAKLGWHAADIMWRAAGDTATDLNHYSKRATLGSIYAATLLTFVNDESEDHADSRAFVGRRIEGIMRFEKMKARFKGVGDGEHLSLSRFIGRLRYPAV; from the coding sequence ATGACCGACCAGACCCAAGACCTGACCCTGGACGAGATCCGCGCATTGCTGGCGCCGATCCTGCCGCGCCACGCCGCCTTTGACGGCTGGCGGCCCGAAGCGGTGGCGATGGCGGCGGCGGAAAAGGGCATCGATGCCGATGTCGCCGCGCTGGCCTTCGACAATCGTGCCATGGGCATGATCGAGGCCTGGTTCGCCAGCATCGACACGCGGATGCTGGAGGCGTTGCCCCCCGAAAAGCTGGCCGCCATGTCGATCCGCAAGAAGATCAGCGCGCTGATCGAGACCCGCCTGGCCCTGTTGGCGCCCGACCGCGAAGCGCTGCGCCGGGCGCAGGCGATTCTGGCGATGCCGACCAATGCCGTGCGCGCCGCCAAGCTGGGCTGGCACGCCGCCGATATCATGTGGCGGGCAGCGGGCGACACCGCCACCGACCTCAACCATTATAGCAAGCGCGCGACGCTCGGCAGCATCTATGCCGCGACGCTGCTGACCTTCGTCAATGACGAGAGCGAGGATCATGCCGACAGCCGCGCCTTCGTCGGCCGGCGGATCGAGGGGATCATGCGTTTCGAGAAGATGAAGGCCCGTTTCAAGGGCGTGGGCGATGGCGAGCATCTCAGCCTGTCGCGCTTCATCGGCCGGCTGCGCTACCCGGCGGTGTGA
- a CDS encoding FeoA family protein, translating to MRLTDLPLRQPAFVETIDWESLSSVEGQRLREFGLCEGASVEALHHGGLLGRGPLAVKIGRMTIAMRRTHAAAVEVSTGPQEAQA from the coding sequence TTGCGCCTGACCGATCTGCCCCTGCGCCAACCCGCTTTTGTTGAAACCATCGACTGGGAATCGCTGTCGTCCGTGGAAGGACAGCGCCTGCGCGAGTTCGGCCTGTGCGAAGGTGCCAGCGTCGAGGCACTGCATCATGGCGGCCTGCTGGGTCGTGGACCGCTGGCGGTGAAGATCGGGCGCATGACCATCGCCATGCGCCGCACTCATGCCGCCGCCGTGGAGGTCAGCACCGGCCCGCAGGAGGCGCAGGCATGA